Proteins co-encoded in one Sparus aurata chromosome 18, fSpaAur1.1, whole genome shotgun sequence genomic window:
- the LOC115569056 gene encoding heterogeneous nuclear ribonucleoprotein A/B-like isoform X2 gives MSETEQQYMETSENGHEVDDDFNGADNTEAEIDESAGNDCGEEEGPGADDNSQNGGTEGGQIDASKSEEDAGKMFVGGLSWDTSKKDLKDYFSKFGEVTDCTIKMDQQTGRSRGFGFILFKDAASVDKVLEQKEHKLDGRVIDPKKAMAMKKDPVKKIFVGGLNPDTSKEVIQEYFGTFGEIETIELPQDPKTEKRRGFVFITYKEEAPVKKVMEKKYHNVGGSKCEIKIAQPKEVYQQQQYGARGYGGRGRGRGGQGQNWNQGYNNYWNQGYNQNYGYGQQGYGYGGYGGNYDYSAGYYGYGGGYDYSLK, from the exons ATGTCTGAGACAGAGCAGCAGTATATGGAAACATCGGAAAACGGCCACGAAGTCGACGACGATTTTAACGGAGCCGACAACACCGAAGCGGAGATCGACGAGAGCGCCGGGAATGACTGCGGAGAGGAGGAAGGGCCCGGCGCGGACGACAATTCGCAAAACGGCGGCACGGAGGGTGGCCAGATCGACGCCAGCAAAAGCGAGGAGGATGCAGG GAAAATGTTTGTTGGCGGTCTCAGCTGGGACACGAGCAAGAAGGATCTTAAAGATTACTTTTCAAAATTTGGTGAGGTGACGGACTGCACCATCAAGATGGACCAGCAGACAGGCCGGTCAAGAGGCTTCGGCTTCATTCTCTTCAAAGATGCAGCCAGCGTGGACAAG GTCCTGGAACAGAAGGAGCACAAACTCGATGGCAGAGTGATCGACCCGAAGAAGGCCATGGCCATGAAGAAGGATCCGGTCAAGAAAATCTTTGTTGGAGGCCTTAACCCTGACACCTCAAAGGAAGTCATCCAGGAGTACTTTGGGACTTTTGGCGAG ATTGAGACCATTGAGCTTCCACAAGATCCAAAGACGGAAAAGAGGAGGGGATTCGTATTTATAACATACAAAGAAGAGGCCCCGGTCAAGAAGGTCATGGAAAAGAAATACCACAACGTCGGTGGAAGCAAG TGTGAAATTAAAATAGCCCAGCCCAAAGAGGtctaccagcagcagcagtatggTGCCCGTGGATATGGCGGACGCGGCAGGGGCCGTGGGG GCCAGGGCCAGAACTGGAATCAAGGTTACAACAACTACTGGAACCAGGGATACAACCAGAACTACGGCTACGGACAGCAAGGCTACGGATATGGCGGCTATGGCGGCAACTATGACTACTCTGCTGGTTATTACGGCTATGGGGGTGGCTACGATTACA GTCTAAAGTAA
- the LOC115569056 gene encoding heterogeneous nuclear ribonucleoprotein A/B-like isoform X1, translating into MSETEQQYMETSENGHEVDDDFNGADNTEAEIDESAGNDCGEEEGPGADDNSQNGGTEGGQIDASKSEEDAGKMFVGGLSWDTSKKDLKDYFSKFGEVTDCTIKMDQQTGRSRGFGFILFKDAASVDKVLEQKEHKLDGRVIDPKKAMAMKKDPVKKIFVGGLNPDTSKEVIQEYFGTFGEIETIELPQDPKTEKRRGFVFITYKEEAPVKKVMEKKYHNVGGSKCEIKIAQPKEVYQQQQYGARGYGGRGRGRGGQGQNWNQGYNNYWNQGYNQNYGYGQQGYGYGGYGGNYDYSAGYYGYGGGYDYNQGNTSYGKTPRRGHQNSYKPY; encoded by the exons ATGTCTGAGACAGAGCAGCAGTATATGGAAACATCGGAAAACGGCCACGAAGTCGACGACGATTTTAACGGAGCCGACAACACCGAAGCGGAGATCGACGAGAGCGCCGGGAATGACTGCGGAGAGGAGGAAGGGCCCGGCGCGGACGACAATTCGCAAAACGGCGGCACGGAGGGTGGCCAGATCGACGCCAGCAAAAGCGAGGAGGATGCAGG GAAAATGTTTGTTGGCGGTCTCAGCTGGGACACGAGCAAGAAGGATCTTAAAGATTACTTTTCAAAATTTGGTGAGGTGACGGACTGCACCATCAAGATGGACCAGCAGACAGGCCGGTCAAGAGGCTTCGGCTTCATTCTCTTCAAAGATGCAGCCAGCGTGGACAAG GTCCTGGAACAGAAGGAGCACAAACTCGATGGCAGAGTGATCGACCCGAAGAAGGCCATGGCCATGAAGAAGGATCCGGTCAAGAAAATCTTTGTTGGAGGCCTTAACCCTGACACCTCAAAGGAAGTCATCCAGGAGTACTTTGGGACTTTTGGCGAG ATTGAGACCATTGAGCTTCCACAAGATCCAAAGACGGAAAAGAGGAGGGGATTCGTATTTATAACATACAAAGAAGAGGCCCCGGTCAAGAAGGTCATGGAAAAGAAATACCACAACGTCGGTGGAAGCAAG TGTGAAATTAAAATAGCCCAGCCCAAAGAGGtctaccagcagcagcagtatggTGCCCGTGGATATGGCGGACGCGGCAGGGGCCGTGGGG GCCAGGGCCAGAACTGGAATCAAGGTTACAACAACTACTGGAACCAGGGATACAACCAGAACTACGGCTACGGACAGCAAGGCTACGGATATGGCGGCTATGGCGGCAACTATGACTACTCTGCTGGTTATTACGGCTATGGGGGTGGCTACGATTACA ACCAGGGCAATACAAGCTATGGGAAAACTCCAAGACGTGGCCACCAGAATAGCTACAAGCCATACTGA
- the nme5 gene encoding nucleoside diphosphate kinase homolog 5 isoform X2, producing the protein MDQPTHYRIYVERTLALIKPDAIHKAEEIEDVILKSGFIILQKRRLQLSPEQCSDFYSDQYGKLFFPSLTAFMSSGPIIAITLARDNAIGHWKSLIGPVNSIKARETHPECLRAKYGTSDLKNALHGSDSFHAAEREIKFMFPNTVIEPFPSREATEEYLSRYVNPTLLQGLIELCKQKPRNPCIWLADWLIKNNPNMPQICDGAIVEGVE; encoded by the exons ATGGACCAACCTACACATTATCGTATTTATGTTGAAAGAACTCTTGCTCTTATAAAACCAGATGCCATCCACAAAGCTGAGGAGATCGAGGACGTTATCCTGAAATCGGGCTTCATCATCCTGCAG AAGCGGAGGCTGCAACTAAGTCCTGAGCAGTGCAGTGACTTCTACTCAGACCAGTATGGAAAGCTCTTCTTTCCCAGCTTGACTGCCTTCATGAGTTCTGGCCCCATCATTGCCATCACTCTGGCCCGTGACAACGCCATCGGCCACTGGAAGTCCCTCATAGGGCCCGTCAACAGCATCAAGGCCAGAGAGACTCATCCAGAGTG CCTCAGAGCAAAATATGGCACCTCTGACCTGAAGAACGCACTCCATGGCAGCGACTCATTTCATGCGGCTGAAAGGGAGATCAAATTCATGTTCCCAAATA CTGTAATCGAGCCCTTTCCCTCAAGAGAAGCAACCGAAGAATACCTGAGCCGGTATGTGAACCCAACCCTGCTACAAGGACTCATTGAGCTCTGCAAGCAGAAGCCTCGCAATCCCTGC ATTTGGCTGGCTGACTGGCTGATCAAAAACAATCCAAACATGCCTCAAATATGCGATGGGGCCATCGTCGAAGGAGTAGAATGA
- the nme5 gene encoding nucleoside diphosphate kinase homolog 5 isoform X1, with product MDQPTHYRIYVERTLALIKPDAIHKAEEIEDVILKSGFIILQKRRLQLSPEQCSDFYSDQYGKLFFPSLTAFMSSGPIIAITLARDNAIGHWKSLIGPVNSIKARETHPECLRAKYGTSDLKNALHGSDSFHAAEREIKFMFPNSFLSVAVIEPFPSREATEEYLSRYVNPTLLQGLIELCKQKPRNPCIWLADWLIKNNPNMPQICDGAIVEGVE from the exons ATGGACCAACCTACACATTATCGTATTTATGTTGAAAGAACTCTTGCTCTTATAAAACCAGATGCCATCCACAAAGCTGAGGAGATCGAGGACGTTATCCTGAAATCGGGCTTCATCATCCTGCAG AAGCGGAGGCTGCAACTAAGTCCTGAGCAGTGCAGTGACTTCTACTCAGACCAGTATGGAAAGCTCTTCTTTCCCAGCTTGACTGCCTTCATGAGTTCTGGCCCCATCATTGCCATCACTCTGGCCCGTGACAACGCCATCGGCCACTGGAAGTCCCTCATAGGGCCCGTCAACAGCATCAAGGCCAGAGAGACTCATCCAGAGTG CCTCAGAGCAAAATATGGCACCTCTGACCTGAAGAACGCACTCCATGGCAGCGACTCATTTCATGCGGCTGAAAGGGAGATCAAATTCATGTTCCCAAATA GCTTTCTCTCTGTAGCTGTAATCGAGCCCTTTCCCTCAAGAGAAGCAACCGAAGAATACCTGAGCCGGTATGTGAACCCAACCCTGCTACAAGGACTCATTGAGCTCTGCAAGCAGAAGCCTCGCAATCCCTGC ATTTGGCTGGCTGACTGGCTGATCAAAAACAATCCAAACATGCCTCAAATATGCGATGGGGCCATCGTCGAAGGAGTAGAATGA
- the rack1 gene encoding small ribosomal subunit protein RACK1, with amino-acid sequence MTEQMTVRGTLKGHNGWVTQIATTPQYPDMILSASRDKSIIMWKLTRDETNYGIPQRALKGHSHFVSDVVISSDGQFALSGAWDHTLRLWDLTTGLTTRRFVGHSKDVLSVAFSADNRQIVSGSRDKTIKLWNTLGVCKYTIQDEGHSEWASCVRFSPNSSNPIIVSCGWDKMVKVWNLANCKLKTNHIGHAGFLNTVTVSPDGSLCASGGRDGQAMLWDLNEGKHLYTLDSGDTINALCFSPNRYWLCAATGPSIKIWDLEGKIIVDELRQEVISTNSKAEPPQCTSLAWSADGQTLFAGYTDNLIRVWQVTIGTR; translated from the exons ATGACCGAGCAGATGACAGTGAGGGGGACCCTAAAGGGGCACAATGGATGGGTCACCCAGATCGCCACTACGCCCCAATATCCCGACATGATTCTGTCGGCGTCCCGAG ACAAGTCTATCATCATGTGGAAGCTGACCCGTGATGAAACCAACTATGGCATCCCCCAGCGCGCCTTGAAGGGCCACTCTCACTTTGTGAGTGATGTTGTCATCTCCTCAGATGGACAGTTTGCCCTGTCTGGTGCCTGGGACCATACCCTCCGCCTGTGGGACCTCACCAC TGGCCTCACCACCCGGCGATTTGTTGGACACAGTAAGGATGTTTTGAGCGTGGCTTTCTCCGCTGATAACCGTCAGATTGTGTCTGGCTCCCGGGACAAGACCATCAAGCTGTGGAACACTCTTGGAGTCTGCAAGTACACCATCCAG GATGAGGGTCATTCTGAGTGGGCGTCTTGTGTGCGCTTCTCCCCCAACAGCAGCAACCCCATCATTGTCTCCTGCGGCTGGGACAAGATGGTCAAG GTGTGGAACCTGGCTAACTGCAAGCTGAAGACAAACCACATTGGTCACGCCGGCTTCCTGAACACGGTGACCGTCTCTCCTGATGGCTCCCTGTGTGCATCTGGTGGAAGG GATGGACAGGCCATGCTGTGGGACCTGAATGAGGGCAAACACCTCTACACCCTGGACAGTGGTGACACCATCAATGCTCTCTGCTTCAGCCCCAACCGTTACTGGCTGTGTGCCGCCACTGGCCCCAGTATCAAGATTTGG GATCTGGAGGGCAAGATCATTGTGGATGAgctgagacaggaagtgatcaGCACAAACAGCAAGGCCGAGCCCCCACAGTGCACTTCTCTGGCATGGTCTGCTGATGGACAG ACCCTGTTTGCTGGCTACACTGACAACCTGATCAGAGTGTGGCAGGTCACCATTGGAACTCGATAA